The proteins below come from a single Aegilops tauschii subsp. strangulata cultivar AL8/78 chromosome 6, Aet v6.0, whole genome shotgun sequence genomic window:
- the LOC109745145 gene encoding protein phosphatase 2C and cyclic nucleotide-binding/kinase domain-containing protein isoform X4, translating to MGCSPSKCCFCSHFKGCLRSHGCFNQTPDSRRESRGKSSWGRAKIDSSASDGSSDDLEGDDGFGQMNITRESNVGINRLSRVSSQFLPPEGSRKVRVPLGNYDLRYSYLSQRGYYPESLDKPNQDSFCIHTPFGTSPDDHFFGVFDGHGEYGAQCSQFVKRRLCENLLRDSRFRTDAVQALHSAFLATNSQLHADSLDDSMSGTTAITILVRGKTLYIANTGDSRALIAEKRGEYIIAVDLSIDQTPYRTDEVERVKECGARVLTLDQIEGLKNPDVQCWGNEESDDGDPPRLWVENGMYPGTAFTRSIGDSVAESIGVVANPEIFILELSASHPFFVIASDGVFEFLSSQTVVDMIAKYKDPRDACAAIVAESYRLWLQYETRTDDITIILVHINGLTDSGSTHTVLKVSLQPSQQVVELVGSESPSITSLNPNNQRSRHDLSRARLRAIESSLENGQLWTPPSPSHRKTWEEQVRHILRGYYMIISSSESSLIHNTMFYLIACNGLRQHPGI from the exons TCTTCTGATGATCTAGAGGGAGATGATGGATTCGGCCAAATGAACATTACAAGGGAATCAAATGTTGGTATTAATCGTCTCTCAAGGGTCTCTTCACAGTTTCTTCCTCCAGAAGGTTCGCGCAAAGTTCGAGTCCCGTTGGGAAACTATGACCTGAGATACTCCTATTTGTCTCAGAGAGGTTACTACCCAGAGTCATTGGACAAACCAAACCAAGATAGCTTCTGCATACACACTCCATTTGGAACAAGCCCTGATGACCACTTCTTTGGTGTATTTGATGGTCATGGGGAATATGGAGCTCAGTGCTCGCAGTTCGTGAAACGAAGATTGTGTGAAAACTTGCTCCGGGATAGCCGGTTTCGTACTGATGCTGTTCAGGCTCTTCATTCTGCTTTCTTGGCAACAAATTCTCAGCTCCATGCGGACAGCTTGGATGATTCCATGAGTGGTACTACCGCGATCACTATACTGGTGAGGGGCAAAACATTGTACATTGCAAATACAGGCGATTCACGTGCTCTTATTGCTGAGAAAAGAGGAGAGTATATTATTGCTGTTGACCTGTCCATAGATCAAACTCCTTACCGGACCGATGAGGTCGAAAGGGTCAAGGAGTGTGGTGCCAGGGTTCTGACATTGGATCAAATAGAAGGACTAAAGAATCCAGATGTTCAGTGTTGGGGCAACGAGGAAAGTGACGATGGCGATCCTCCAAGGTTGTGGGTGGAAAATGGCATGTATCCGGGAACTGCTTTTACTCGTAGTATTGGagattctgttgctgaatcaattGGCGTCGTTGCAAATCCTGAAATTTTTATCCTGGAGCTCAGTGCCAGCCATCCATTCTTCGTTATTGCTAGTGACGGAGTTTTCGAGTTTCTTTCTAGCCAAACAGTCGTAGACATG ATTGCTAAATACAAGGATCCTCGTGATGCATGTGCTGCAATTGTTGCTGAGTCCTATCGTCTCTGGCTGCAGTATGAAACTCGTACGGATGACATCACAATCATACTTGTACATATTAACGGGTTAACTGAT AGTGGTTCCACCCATACCGTATTGAAGGTGTCTTTACAACCATCACAGCAAGTAGTAGAGCTGGTGGGCTCTGAATCACCATCCATCACAAGTTTGAACCCCAATAACCAGCGTTCCAGGCATGATCTATCACGTGCACGGTTGAGAGCTATTGAAAGTTCTCTGGAAAATGGTCAACTATGGACTCCTCCATCTCCATCACATCGCAAGACATGGGAAGAGCAAGTAAG GCACATATTGAGAGGATACTACATGATCATTTCCTCTTCAGAAAGCTCACTGATTCACAACACAATGTTTTACTTGATTGCATGCAACGGGTTGAGGCAACACCCGGGGATATAG